TCTTCCGATTTAAAAGTTTCATCTGCGAGTTGCCCGACTTTATTCAAAGCATACCATTATGGCATAAAGATTGCCTATTAGCCGAGGAGACTGAACATTAGCTTATGCTTGCTTCCGGTAAAGGCTACGACTCGTTCATTCCATTCAGTCTATTCTGTGAACTCTAGGCATTTTTAACCCATTTCAATCAGTACTAACTCTAATTTTATCAATGAAAATCACAGAGTTTAAGCTTAGAGGGGAAATAGCCGGATTGTACTTCTTATCCGATTTAGAGCATAAATATCTCATACATAGGCTTCTGACTGTAGCCCGAGAGGTAGGGGTAAGCCCTGAGCTTAGAGGTTGGAACTGGCATGAAGCGCCTCTAAAGCCGTACTATGAGGACATCAAGCTACCGATGTATGTTGTCTGCTCCAAATACTGTCCAACCGATAGGGATGTCTATCTCAGTCAGGTGGAGAAAGCAAAAGGAATCTTAAACCTAAAGATGGCATTGGGCAAGATGCTCCATGGAGCCGTAAGCGATTCCCTGCAAGCCTTCATTCAGAGACGCAAATTGGATTTTGAGTCTTGGTTACAGAAAGTTCGTTGGAATGAAATTCCAGCAAAACGTGAAGATGTATTGAAGCCAGCTGAAATGGTTTGGCATTATGTAATTAAGCAATGTGAAGCAAAATATGCTGAGATTGCAGCTCGACAACCATACGCGTCTGAGCAAGACCTAATGGCATCCACTGTACCATTCCTCATCGAACATAAAATTTCAGGAGAGCTCCTAGGCCTAAGCGGCTTGTTAAGTCTAGACTGTTATGACTACTTACGGGCGATCATGTTTGATTTAAAAGTAGAAAGCGAACCTCAAGACTGGCATCGTTTGGCACCTGTAGGCTACGCTATTGTCTTTGAAAGCGTATACGAAGTGCCCGTCAACATCTGCTGTACCATATACCTGAACCTACGGGATGATAAGATCACAGTAAAGAAGGATCTGTTCTTTGCCAACGACGAGTTGAGAAACTGGTGGATTGAAGAACGAGACAGAAAGCTTGAGATAGTTGCTGAAAAGAGAGATCCCGGCAAGCCATCTCAAAGTTCCCAATGCGATAATAACTGCATTTACTATAAATTGTGTTATACCTAAATCAGGAATGATGAGGAAATGAAAATATTTCTAGATGAGTTTGGAATTTTCCTCGGTCGAAAGAAGAACAGATTCCTTGTAAAAAGGGCTAAAGGAGAAAAGACTGAGGTACTAGCCGATGATGTCGAATCAATAATTTTTACCACTCAAGGGGCAGCCGTATCCGCCAGCGCACTTAACCTCGCCATAAAACATATGGTCCAAGTTGTTTTCGCAAAGTACGGTGGGTGGCCCTACGCCATTCTGATGCCGACAGCAATGACCGGTTCGGTAAGGGCTAGAAGGGAGCAATTCCTAGCCTACAATGACGAGAGAGGCTTCATCTTGGCAAGAAAGTTTGTAATTGGAAAGTTAGCTAATCAAGCAAGCCTCCTAAAACTGATGGCGAAAAATAGAAAGCCAACCAATGCGGAGCTTGCGGAAACACTTTACAAGGGCGGACGTGCAGTAGACGACATAATTATAAGGATTAATGAGGAGCCAGCCAGTAAAATCGATGAAAAACGCCAGACCTTAATGAACTTGGAGGCCGAGGGTGCTAGAATCTACTGGGACAGTATAAAGCAGATTCTGCCAGCGGAACTGGAATTCCCGGGAAGGCAAACCAGAGGAGCGAGGGACCCCTTTAACGCAATGCTGAACATTGGATACCAGACCATATTATTCCCAGAGGTTTGGAAAGC
The Candidatus Bathyarchaeota archaeon DNA segment above includes these coding regions:
- the cas4a gene encoding type I-A CRISPR-associated protein Cas4/Csa1; this encodes MKITEFKLRGEIAGLYFLSDLEHKYLIHRLLTVAREVGVSPELRGWNWHEAPLKPYYEDIKLPMYVVCSKYCPTDRDVYLSQVEKAKGILNLKMALGKMLHGAVSDSLQAFIQRRKLDFESWLQKVRWNEIPAKREDVLKPAEMVWHYVIKQCEAKYAEIAARQPYASEQDLMASTVPFLIEHKISGELLGLSGLLSLDCYDYLRAIMFDLKVESEPQDWHRLAPVGYAIVFESVYEVPVNICCTIYLNLRDDKITVKKDLFFANDELRNWWIEERDRKLEIVAEKRDPGKPSQSSQCDNNCIYYKLCYT
- the cas1 gene encoding CRISPR-associated endonuclease Cas1 produces the protein MKIFLDEFGIFLGRKKNRFLVKRAKGEKTEVLADDVESIIFTTQGAAVSASALNLAIKHMVQVVFAKYGGWPYAILMPTAMTGSVRARREQFLAYNDERGFILARKFVIGKLANQASLLKLMAKNRKPTNAELAETLYKGGRAVDDIIIRINEEPASKIDEKRQTLMNLEAEGARIYWDSIKQILPAELEFPGRQTRGARDPFNAMLNIGYQTILFPEVWKAVSYAGLDPYAGYLHADRPGKPSLVLDLMEEFRQQIVDRTIIGLVTKNVIKPSEVLVAASPEGQILNSETVKTLLTSLQERLDTPVMFNGQRAPIKNLIHSQARRTVRFLLREAEYTPFYLGW